In Halopelagius longus, the following proteins share a genomic window:
- a CDS encoding DUF7549 family protein, whose amino-acid sequence MVWVRSEHAGALAVVSAWLTALIPWNVTYSSAVSGGSVLFVRFPFFQIRYAFGVPFADAVRISDPLSAVAFQSGQTIAVAYQAWAVGAAVLAAAVGFAALYYAREDAVEAGPVDPVRLLGGLLGLTGVVLSVATVLLWTRGFPGVPIPLGVVFCFVFAGILLSVDRT is encoded by the coding sequence ATGGTCTGGGTACGCTCCGAACACGCCGGAGCACTCGCAGTCGTATCCGCGTGGTTGACGGCGCTCATCCCGTGGAACGTGACGTATTCGTCCGCCGTCTCCGGCGGGTCCGTCCTGTTCGTTCGATTCCCGTTCTTTCAGATTCGGTACGCCTTCGGCGTCCCGTTCGCCGACGCGGTCAGGATTTCGGACCCCCTCTCGGCCGTCGCGTTCCAGTCGGGACAGACGATAGCAGTCGCCTATCAGGCGTGGGCCGTCGGCGCCGCCGTTCTCGCGGCGGCCGTCGGGTTCGCCGCACTCTACTACGCCCGCGAGGACGCCGTCGAGGCGGGGCCGGTCGACCCGGTTCGCCTCCTCGGCGGACTCCTCGGTCTGACGGGCGTCGTCCTCTCCGTCGCCACCGTCCTCCTGTGGACGCGGGGGTTCCCCGGCGTCCCGATACCCCTCGGCGTCGTCTTCTGCTTCGTCTTCGCCGGCATCCTCCTGTCGGTGGACAGAACATGA
- a CDS encoding DUF5793 family protein, producing MRRDYFQLDVENIDWVETDGDAEKPLVRIDFRGPEGSLRERLTGTEESVLEAEETDVAYRLQDGIDDPSATGVVSVTNRITGDFVLELNEDADDVLRFIRAAREYGQYAADPDEGRYRVEISVEGEHLVSYEKQTFLVYDKEGNLLRGQSLIPSGVEL from the coding sequence ATGAGGCGTGATTACTTCCAGTTGGACGTCGAAAACATCGACTGGGTCGAGACGGACGGGGACGCCGAAAAGCCGCTTGTGCGAATCGACTTCCGGGGTCCGGAAGGGTCGCTTCGGGAGCGTCTGACCGGGACCGAGGAGTCGGTGCTCGAAGCCGAGGAGACGGACGTGGCCTACCGCCTTCAAGACGGTATCGACGACCCGTCGGCGACGGGCGTCGTGAGCGTCACGAACCGAATCACCGGGGATTTCGTGCTCGAACTGAACGAAGACGCCGACGACGTACTCCGGTTCATCCGCGCGGCGCGGGAGTACGGCCAGTACGCCGCCGACCCAGACGAGGGACGCTATCGGGTCGAAATCAGCGTCGAGGGTGAACACCTCGTCTCCTACGAGAAACAGACGTTTCTGGTGTACGACAAAGAGGGGAACCTCCTCCGCGGCCAGAGTCTCATCCCCTCCGGCGTCGAACTCTGA